The Tenrec ecaudatus isolate mTenEca1 chromosome 9, mTenEca1.hap1, whole genome shotgun sequence genome window below encodes:
- the LOC142457365 gene encoding TRPM8 channel-associated factor 2-like gives MATPAAAFQELMNGVTSWDVPQTPVPCELLLIGEAAFPVMVNGQGQVLIAASSYGRGRLVVVAHEGYLVASGLAPFLVNAVHWLCLSPGAPVGVHPSLAPLVSILQEAGVQAQAEAEPGEAMGVYCTNAYSSTLAETLLPFVKRGGGLLIGGQAWYWATQHSHDKVLSEFPGNLVTSVAGVYFTDMYGDKGRFKVSKKVPKIPLHSRCSEDFDGDQQKLLEGLLELDIRTGGVPSQLLVHGALAFPVGLDPNLGCFLAAARYGRGRVVLAAHEGLLCAPTMGPFLLNAMRWLARDQPGKVGVNTDLKNLRPLLSAGGLDCNLVSRLSGEMIVYCCKAYGGQEPRELQEFVAEGGGLLIGGQSWWWASQHPGRSALASFPGNLILNTMGLSIMPQTLPQGCFPTPTPKTRGYHFRRALSAFQEASSMDKSWLARLDLDVKGFLQIPAGGIPAYASLHRLLRKMLRQASLPAVSKSNPVARDSREASLLCLATVLAHSGTDCSQLTQGLGNGTCQCPVEHPITVEINGTNPGSGESWLSTGLYLPEGHSVEVSLSEAATSAGLRVQVGCHTDDLSHAMKLCRAPVVTQHCCVDQPQLTIPCLWGGLLYVIVPRGSSLGPVPINFRGVVPAPHYRRGQTSQEEWRRCLQESPAPWGELVTDNIILTVPTTSLRSLEDPESLLHLWDDMLAAVATLGAQPFPFHRPERIVADVQISTGWMHSGYPIMCHLESVQELTSEKLIRTKGLWGPVHELGHNQQRPGWEFPPHTTEATCNLWSVYVHETVLGIPRAHAHPALKPSERKKRIEAHLRMGAPLSNWNVWTALETYLQLQEAFGWEPFIQLFADYQTFTALPTDKVSKMNLWVTQFSQQVQKNLVPFFRAWGWPVQKEVAESLARLPEWQENPMGSHLLSQA, from the exons ATGGCAACTCCTGCAGCTGCCTTCCAGGAGCTCATGAACGGAGTGACAAGCTGGGATGTCCCCCAAACACCCGTGCCCTGTGAACTGCTGCTGATCGGCGAGGCCGCCTTCCCCGTGATGGTGAACGGCCAGGGCCAGGTCCTCATTGCCGCCTCTTCCTACGGCCGGGGCCGCCTGGTGGTGGTGGCCCACGAGGGCTACCTGGTGGCCTCCGGTTTGGCTCCATTCCTGGTCAACGCGGTGCACTGGCTgtgcctcagccctggggctcctgtCGGGGTGCACCCGTCCCTGGCACCCCTGGTCAGCATCCTTCAGGAGGCTGGGGTCCAGGCCCAGGCAGAAGCAGAACCAGGAGAGGCCATGGGAGTTTACTGCACCAACGCCTACAGCAGCACCCTGGCTGAGACGCTGCTCCCGTTTGTGAAGCGTGGAGGGGGCTTGCTCATCGGGGGCCAGGCCTGGTACTGGGCCACCCAGCACAGCCATGACAAGGTCCTGTCCGAGTTCCCTGGGAATCTAGTGACAAGTGTGGCTGGGGTGTACTTCACCGACATGTATGGGGACAAAGGCCGGTTCAAGGTCTCGAAGAAGGTGCCCAAGATCCCTCTGCACAGCAG gtgCAGTGAGGACTTCGATGGTGACCAGCAAAAGCTCCTGGAAGGGCTGCTGGAGCTGGACATCCGGACTGGAGGAGTCCCCTCCCAGCTGCTGGTGCACGGAGCGCTGGCCTTCCCCGTGGGGCTGGACCCCAACCTCGGCTGCTTCCTGGCGGCCGCCCGCTATGGCCGAGGCCGGGTGGTGCTGGCTGCCCACGAGGGCTTACTCTGCGCTCCCACAATGGGGCCCTTCCTGCTCAACGCCATGCGCTGGCTGGCCAGGGACCAGCCGGGCAAGGTGGGGGTGAACACAGATCTGAAGAACCTGCGTCCCCTGCTGTCGGCGGGGGGCCTGGACTGCAACCTGGTGTCCCGGCTGTCTGGGGAGATGATTGTCTACTGCTGTAAAGCCTATGGGGGCCAGGAGCCCCGAGAACTTCAGGAGTTTGTAGCCGAGGGTGGGGGGCTGCTGATTGGggggcagagctggtggtgggccTCCCAGCACCCAGGCCGCTCTGCTCTGGCCAGTTTCCCTGGGAACCTCATCCTCAACACCATGGGTCTCAGCATCATGCCGCAGACGCTCCCACAGGGCTGTTTCCCGACACCCACCCCCAAGACGAGGGGCTACCACTTCCGCAGGGCACTGTCCGCCTTCCAGGAGGCCTCCAGCATGGACAAGAGCTGGTTGGCTCGGCTGGACCTGGATGTTAAGGGCTTTCTGCAGATCCCTGCCGGGGGCATCCCGGCCTACGCCTCCCTGCACCGCCTGCTCCGGAAGATGCTACGCCAGGCCAGCCTCCCAGCCGTGAGCAAAAGCAACCCCGTGGCCAGGGACTCCCGAGAGGCCTCCTTGCTCTGCCTGGCCACTGTGCTGGCCCACTCAGGCACAGACTGCTCCCAGCTGACCCAGGGGCTGGGCAATGGCACCTGCCAGTGCCCGGTGGAGCACCCCATAACCGTGGAAATCAATGGGACCAACCCAG GCAGCGGCGAGTCCTGGCTGAGCACGGGGCTGTACCTCCCAGAAGGACATAGCGTGGAGGTCTCTCTCTCAGAAGCAGCCACGTCTGCCGGCCTGAGG GTGCAGGTGGGCTGCCACACGGACGACCTGAGCCATGCCATGAAGCTGTGCCGTGCACCCGTGGTGACccagcactgctgtgtggaccagCCCCAGCTCACCATCCCCTGCCTCTGGGGAGGCCTGCTCTATGTCATCGTgcccaggggcagctctctgGGGCCTGTGCCCATCAACTTCAGAGGGGTTGTGCCAGCTCCTCACTACAGGCGGG GTCAGACTTCGCAGGAGGAGTGGAGGAGGTGCCTTCAGGAGAGCCCTGCACCCTGGGGGGAGCTGGTGACGGACAACATCATCCTAACAGTGCCCACCACGAGCCTGCGCTCCCTGGAGGACCCTGAATCCCTGCTACACCTCTGGGACGACATGCTGGCCGCAGTGGCTACGCTGGGTGCCCAGCCCTTCCCCTTCCACCGGCCGGAGAGGATCGTGGCTGATGTGCAGATCTCCACGG gctGGATGCACTCGGGGTACCCCATCATGTGCCACCTGGAGTCGGTGCAGGAGCTCACCAGTGAGAAGCTCATCCGGACCAAGGGCCTGTGGGGTCCAGTGCACGAGCTGGGCCATAACCAGCAGCGGCCAGGCTGGGAGTTCCCCCCGCACACCACGGAGGCCACCTGCAACCTGTGGTCAGTCTATGTGCATGAGACCGTGCTGGGCATCCCCAGGGCCCACGCCCACCCGGCGCTGAAACCATCGGAGCGAAAGAAGAGGATCGAGGCTCACCTGCGCATGGGCGCCCCTCTCAGCAACTGGAATGTGTGGACGGCCCTGGAGACCTACCTGCAG CTGCAGGAGGCCTTTGGGTGGGAGCCCTTCATCCAGCTCTTTGCTGACTACCAGACCTTCACCGCCCTGCCCACCGACAAAGTGAGCAAGATGAACCTGTGGGTGACGCAGTTCTCTCAGCAAGTGCAGAAGAACCTGGTGCCCTTCTTCCGGGCTTGGGGCTGGCCGGTGCAGAAGGAAGTGGCCGAGAGCTTGGCCCGCCTGCCTGAGTGGCAGGAGAACCCCATGGGATCGCACCTCCTTTCTCAGGCATGA